From the genome of Geminocystis herdmanii PCC 6308, one region includes:
- a CDS encoding HhoA/HhoB/HtrA family serine endopeptidase, with the protein MNKLVPKIIFSTGFFIIGIALGIWGSREFTASQSSLKSSSDNTTIVPITDNFALKKTIPTEKNINFVASAVEKVGVAVVRIDASREVTLNLPPNLDHPVFRHFFADQIPSDRIEEGTGSGFIVSPDGVIMTNAHVVEGAKLVSVVMKNGQSVEGEVLGIDTMTDVAVVKITGQNLPTIPLGKTTDLTPGQWAIAIGNPLGLDNTVTLGIISALGRSSAEVGVGDKRVKFIQTDAAINPGNSGGPLLNAQGEVIGINTAIRANAQGLGFAIPIETASRIAEQLQKTGKASHPYLGIQMITLNEDVIKNGNIPQNLGFPITQSQGVLVVKVVANSPAEEANFMAGDVILKVGGQPVLTSLDVQEQVDLSNIDEILEVEIDRQGKPLIIKVRPQEFPKNP; encoded by the coding sequence ATGAATAAATTAGTACCAAAAATTATTTTCTCCACAGGCTTTTTTATCATTGGTATTGCCCTTGGCATTTGGGGCAGTCGAGAATTTACGGCTTCTCAATCTTCCCTAAAATCTTCTTCTGATAATACCACGATCGTCCCTATTACCGATAATTTTGCCCTTAAAAAGACTATTCCCACAGAAAAAAATATTAATTTTGTCGCCTCAGCAGTGGAAAAAGTAGGGGTAGCAGTAGTCAGGATAGATGCTAGTCGAGAAGTGACATTAAATCTTCCTCCCAATTTAGATCATCCTGTTTTTCGTCATTTTTTCGCTGATCAAATACCGTCCGATCGTATTGAAGAGGGTACAGGTTCGGGTTTTATTGTATCTCCTGATGGTGTAATTATGACCAATGCCCATGTCGTAGAAGGGGCAAAACTGGTGTCGGTGGTGATGAAAAATGGTCAATCCGTTGAAGGTGAAGTGTTAGGCATCGATACCATGACAGATGTGGCAGTAGTAAAAATTACAGGGCAAAATTTACCCACCATTCCTCTCGGTAAAACCACTGATTTAACCCCCGGACAATGGGCGATCGCCATTGGCAATCCTTTAGGGTTAGATAACACCGTTACCTTAGGCATTATCAGTGCTTTGGGTCGATCGAGTGCGGAAGTAGGGGTAGGAGATAAACGAGTCAAATTTATTCAAACCGATGCGGCTATCAATCCGGGTAACTCAGGAGGCCCACTTTTGAATGCCCAAGGAGAAGTTATCGGCATCAATACCGCAATTCGTGCCAATGCTCAAGGTTTAGGTTTTGCTATCCCCATCGAAACCGCTTCAAGAATTGCAGAACAATTACAAAAAACGGGAAAAGCAAGTCATCCCTATCTAGGGATTCAAATGATTACTCTTAATGAAGATGTGATCAAAAACGGCAATATTCCCCAAAATTTAGGCTTTCCCATTACTCAATCTCAGGGAGTCTTAGTGGTGAAAGTCGTGGCTAATTCTCCCGCCGAAGAAGCTAATTTTATGGCTGGAGATGTCATTCTCAAAGTGGGAGGGCAACCCGTGTTAACTTCTTTAGATGTTCAAGAACAAGTTGATTTAAGTAATATTGATGAAATTTTAGAGGTAGAGATCGATCGACAAGGAAAACCCCTAATCATCAAAGTACGCCCCCAAGAATTTCCCAAAAATCCCTAA
- a CDS encoding FkbM family methyltransferase, which translates to MIHENIKRQIKKILYGKIPPFAGSFPYYGTKVFFPKDSLIFQMACEQGIYEYENIKVVSSLIDSNSFYFDIGTNIGLMSIPILSEHSSCQVVSFEPSPNALPFLERTIKESKYKERWHLVDKATSNIVGNSDFYIAKPSFGALDSFSDTKRTDFIDKVSIPTTTIDTVWENLGCPKVSLIKIDVEGGEYQTIQGGLRCIAQENPYFLIEWNKFNIKPYGYSFDALIDLANQIGYSIFSVPGLMAINNSAILKLKMIETESFLLISNKRIRQSKTLNLSSS; encoded by the coding sequence ATGATACACGAAAACATCAAACGTCAAATAAAAAAAATTCTTTATGGAAAAATTCCGCCATTCGCAGGTTCATTTCCCTACTACGGAACAAAAGTCTTTTTTCCTAAAGATTCTTTGATTTTTCAAATGGCTTGTGAACAGGGTATATATGAATATGAAAATATTAAAGTTGTATCTAGCTTAATAGATTCCAATAGTTTTTATTTTGATATAGGGACTAATATTGGCTTAATGTCTATCCCTATTTTATCTGAACATTCATCTTGCCAAGTGGTCTCTTTCGAGCCTTCTCCTAATGCACTACCATTTTTAGAACGTACCATAAAAGAAAGTAAATATAAAGAGCGTTGGCATCTTGTAGATAAGGCAACAAGTAATATAGTTGGAAATTCTGATTTTTACATTGCAAAACCTAGTTTTGGAGCGTTAGATTCTTTTTCTGACACAAAAAGAACCGATTTTATTGATAAAGTATCTATTCCTACAACAACCATTGATACGGTTTGGGAAAATTTAGGTTGTCCGAAAGTCTCATTGATAAAAATAGATGTTGAAGGAGGAGAATATCAGACAATACAAGGCGGATTGCGTTGTATTGCTCAAGAAAATCCATATTTTCTGATTGAGTGGAATAAGTTTAATATTAAACCCTATGGCTACAGCTTTGATGCTTTAATAGATTTGGCAAACCAAATAGGCTACTCTATATTTAGTGTACCCGGTTTAATGGCAATTAATAATTCAGCAATACTGAAATTAAAAATGATTGAAACTGAAAGTTTTTTGTTGATAAGTAATAAAAGAATTCGACAATCCAAAACATTAAATCTCTCTTCTAGTTAA
- a CDS encoding AlbA family DNA-binding domain-containing protein yields the protein MIITFLILSNLVSSIDFEEVGSSIEPILDLIKSGENSRVEFKSAEFRNESLAKEIVAFANMKGGTILIGVEDNREISRVQNVALLMEKNYFHLS from the coding sequence GTGATCATAACTTTTCTTATTTTGTCAAACTTGGTAAGTTCGATCGATTTTGAGGAAGTGGGAAGTTCGATCGAACCAATTTTAGATTTAATTAAATCAGGAGAAAATTCACGGGTTGAGTTTAAATCAGCAGAATTTCGTAATGAAAGTTTAGCCAAAGAAATCGTTGCTTTTGCCAATATGAAAGGTGGCACAATTTTAATCGGCGTAGAAGATAACAGAGAAATCTCAAGAGTTCAAAATGTTGCGTTATTGATGGAAAAAAATTATTTCCATTTGTCGTAA
- a CDS encoding Uma2 family endonuclease yields MFVQEKIDDDLRQKQKLVTLEEFWNWYPDGYEGRFELHNGVIVKIQPTGTHEQVAGFLAMEIGFEIKRFNLPLFIPRQGLIKAIDTDKSAYIPDVMVLDNNSIKNNEPMWKKRSTITQGKTVKLAIEVVSTNWQDDYLMKLGDYEKLGIEEYWIIDYLGLGGRRYIGTPKQPTISIYHLVEGEYTLDLFQSQDVLKSSLFPELSLTAEQIFQVGQ; encoded by the coding sequence ATGTTTGTCCAAGAAAAAATCGACGATGATTTGAGACAAAAACAAAAGTTGGTAACTTTAGAAGAATTTTGGAATTGGTACCCCGATGGTTATGAAGGTCGATTTGAATTACATAATGGAGTTATTGTCAAAATCCAACCTACTGGTACTCATGAACAAGTGGCTGGTTTCCTCGCTATGGAAATAGGTTTTGAAATTAAGCGTTTCAATTTACCCTTATTTATCCCTCGTCAAGGATTAATTAAAGCCATAGATACAGATAAATCAGCTTATATTCCTGATGTGATGGTATTAGACAATAATTCTATCAAAAATAATGAACCAATGTGGAAAAAACGATCGACTATTACTCAGGGAAAAACAGTTAAATTAGCCATCGAAGTAGTGAGTACCAATTGGCAAGATGACTATTTGATGAAATTAGGAGATTACGAAAAATTAGGTATAGAAGAATACTGGATTATTGATTATTTGGGGTTAGGGGGAAGACGATATATTGGTACACCAAAACAACCAACTATATCTATTTATCATTTAGTGGAAGGAGAATATACCCTAGATTTATTTCAATCTCAAGATGTTCTGAAATCTTCCTTATTTCCCGAACTTAGTTTAACCGCAGAACAAATTTTTCAAGTAGGGCAGTAA
- a CDS encoding Uma2 family endonuclease, producing MVTLTPVKPQITLEEFLKQPETKPYTEYIDGKIEQKPMSQGQHSLLQVCLGTTINEFVLPKKLAHAFTELRCNFLDRSIVPDISIFLWNRIPKDEKGRIANRFNLHPDWVIEILSPEQSANKIIKKIMFCVNQGTQLAWLIDPEDESVMIFKPNQFPEIKSDDEILPVLDELKEMQLSVKEMFSWLNLSD from the coding sequence ATGGTAACACTAACCCCAGTAAAACCCCAAATTACCCTAGAAGAATTTTTAAAACAACCAGAAACAAAACCCTATACAGAATACATTGACGGAAAAATAGAGCAAAAACCCATGTCTCAAGGACAACATAGTCTATTGCAAGTATGTTTAGGGACAACCATTAATGAATTTGTGTTACCTAAAAAGTTAGCTCATGCTTTCACTGAATTAAGATGTAACTTCCTCGATCGATCCATCGTGCCAGATATTAGTATTTTTCTCTGGAATCGTATTCCCAAAGATGAAAAAGGAAGAATTGCTAATCGTTTTAATCTTCATCCTGATTGGGTAATTGAAATCTTGTCTCCCGAACAATCTGCCAATAAAATCATCAAAAAAATTATGTTTTGTGTGAATCAGGGTACACAATTAGCATGGTTAATCGATCCTGAAGATGAATCAGTAATGATTTTTAAACCGAATCAGTTTCCCGAAATTAAATCTGACGATGAAATTTTACCCGTTTTAGACGAGCTTAAAGAAATGCAATTATCCGTTAAAGAAATGTTTAGTTGGTTAAACCTATCTGATTAG
- a CDS encoding four helix bundle protein — protein MSHEDLIVYQKAFETAMTIFYLSKKFPVEEKYSLTDQIRRSSRSVCANLAEAWRKRRYKAAFIAKLNDCEGEAAETQVWLNFCLKCSYITESQRNELYDNYNKILSGIVKMINNPEHWLINKT, from the coding sequence ATGAGTCATGAAGATTTAATTGTTTATCAGAAAGCTTTTGAAACTGCAATGACTATTTTTTATCTTTCAAAAAAATTTCCCGTGGAAGAAAAATATTCTCTTACTGATCAAATTAGACGATCGTCTCGCTCTGTGTGTGCCAATTTAGCAGAAGCATGGAGAAAAAGACGATACAAAGCCGCATTTATTGCAAAATTAAATGATTGTGAAGGGGAAGCGGCTGAAACTCAAGTCTGGCTTAATTTTTGCCTTAAGTGTAGTTATATAACAGAATCTCAAAGAAATGAACTTTATGATAATTACAATAAAATACTTAGTGGTATAGTCAAAATGATTAATAACCCTGAACATTGGCTTATCAACAAAACGTGA
- a CDS encoding ABC transporter permease — protein sequence MTEVTQEIIIESGRTEKQYWKDIWKYRELFYFLAWRDILVRYKQTAIGIAWALIRPFLTMLVFTVIFGKLAKLPSEGVPYPILVFAGMLPWQFFANSLSECSNSLIGNANLISKVYFPRLIVPTSAVVVSFVDFMISGMILLGLMAWYNFVPTWRIITLPIFILIAFALSMGAGLWFASLNVQYRDFRFIVPFVVQFGLYASPVGFSSSIVPEKWRLLYSLNPMVGVIDGFRWAILGGEYKLHLLGFTVSLILVGLFLVSGIWFFRKMERTFADVI from the coding sequence ATGACAGAAGTTACCCAAGAAATCATCATCGAATCAGGTAGGACAGAAAAACAATATTGGAAAGATATATGGAAATATCGTGAATTGTTTTATTTCTTGGCATGGAGAGATATTCTGGTTCGCTATAAACAAACTGCCATCGGTATTGCTTGGGCTTTAATCCGTCCTTTTCTAACAATGCTAGTATTTACCGTGATTTTTGGTAAGTTAGCCAAACTACCTTCCGAAGGTGTACCCTACCCCATCTTAGTATTTGCAGGAATGCTTCCTTGGCAATTTTTCGCCAACTCTTTATCGGAATGTAGTAATAGTTTAATTGGTAACGCCAATCTCATTTCTAAAGTTTATTTTCCCCGTTTAATTGTACCCACCAGTGCAGTGGTAGTAAGTTTTGTGGACTTTATGATTTCAGGAATGATTTTACTCGGTTTGATGGCTTGGTATAACTTTGTACCCACTTGGAGAATTATTACCCTACCTATTTTTATTCTCATTGCCTTTGCTCTTTCCATGGGTGCTGGTTTATGGTTTGCTTCCTTGAATGTTCAATACCGAGATTTTCGTTTCATTGTGCCGTTTGTGGTGCAATTTGGTCTTTATGCTTCTCCTGTCGGTTTTAGTAGTTCCATTGTCCCTGAAAAATGGCGTTTACTTTATTCTTTAAATCCTATGGTGGGAGTTATCGATGGTTTTCGGTGGGCAATTCTAGGGGGAGAATATAAATTACATTTATTAGGCTTTACTGTTTCATTAATTTTGGTTGGTTTATTTTTAGTATCAGGAATTTGGTTTTTTCGTAAAATGGAGAGAACTTTCGCAGATGTAATTTAG
- the panB gene encoding 3-methyl-2-oxobutanoate hydroxymethyltransferase: MRVSIEKLQQWKQEKRAIVSLTAWDYAIAQILDQAGIDIILVGDSLAMVALGHPNTLPVTLDEMIHHTKAVCRGVHRGLVVCDLPFLTYQSNIIQAIESAGRIIKETGAGAVKLEGGYPTMIETVSRLTEIGIPVMAHIGLTPQSVKMLGYKKQGITLEAQEKIFNEAVALEKAGAFSIVLEHITEELATRITKTLSIPTIGIGAGNHCDGQVLVTADLLGLSAKLPPFARSYTNLREIIFDSVTHFAEDVKSENFPDKN; this comes from the coding sequence ATGCGGGTTTCGATCGAAAAATTACAACAATGGAAACAAGAAAAACGTGCCATCGTCAGTTTAACAGCGTGGGATTATGCCATCGCCCAAATTTTAGATCAAGCAGGAATTGACATAATTTTAGTGGGTGACTCTTTAGCAATGGTAGCATTAGGACATCCTAACACTTTACCCGTGACTCTCGATGAAATGATCCATCACACAAAAGCCGTTTGTCGAGGAGTGCATCGAGGTTTAGTTGTCTGTGACTTACCCTTTTTAACTTATCAAAGTAATATCATTCAAGCCATTGAATCCGCAGGAAGAATCATCAAAGAAACAGGGGCAGGAGCAGTAAAATTAGAAGGTGGTTATCCCACAATGATTGAAACCGTGAGCCGTTTAACGGAAATTGGTATCCCTGTCATGGCACATATCGGATTAACCCCTCAATCGGTGAAGATGTTGGGTTATAAAAAACAAGGCATTACTTTAGAAGCTCAAGAGAAAATATTTAATGAAGCCGTAGCCTTAGAAAAAGCAGGAGCATTCTCGATCGTGCTAGAACATATTACCGAAGAATTAGCCACTCGTATCACCAAAACCTTATCAATTCCCACCATTGGCATCGGTGCTGGAAATCATTGTGATGGACAAGTATTAGTTACCGCCGACTTGTTAGGATTATCCGCCAAATTACCACCCTTTGCTCGATCGTACACTAATTTAAGAGAGATTATTTTCGACTCTGTCACCCATTTTGCAGAAGATGTAAAATCCGAAAATTTTCCTGATAAAAATTAG
- a CDS encoding ABC transporter ATP-binding protein, with translation MSDTIITVENLGKKYVIAHEKPERYTALRDVIANGAKSFGQKLFKGQKTLDTSEKEEFWALKDVSFEIKRGDRVGIIGRNGAGKSTLLKILSRITEPTTGKISIKGRVASLLEVGTGFHPELTGRENIFLNGAILGMSRVEIKKKFDEIVAFAEVEKFLDTPVKRYSSGMYVRLAFAVAAHLEPEILIVDEVLAVGDAQFQKKCLGKMEDVANNEGRTVLFVSHNMSAIQSLCNQIIYMKFGQIESLGDVNETINLYLSDSRDNPNYLSSVFPLKISKSLKINLFSISPNPIETGQSLDFCVEFSSENKIKIAEVAILVYSILGTRVSIIDLRNHHLLSKVESENSLKISGSIKELPLVEGEYNIGLYIVSHDVSENFLDLLTLIINSKPKTDNIIPYSPLHRGFVELKLLKTSCKS, from the coding sequence ATGTCAGATACCATTATCACCGTTGAAAATCTAGGTAAAAAATATGTCATCGCCCACGAAAAACCTGAACGTTATACAGCCCTACGGGATGTCATCGCCAATGGTGCTAAATCCTTTGGGCAAAAACTGTTCAAAGGTCAAAAAACCCTCGATACTTCCGAAAAAGAGGAATTTTGGGCATTAAAAGACGTTTCCTTTGAGATAAAAAGGGGAGACAGAGTCGGCATCATTGGACGAAATGGAGCAGGAAAATCCACCCTCTTAAAAATCCTCAGTCGCATCACCGAACCCACTACCGGTAAAATATCCATTAAAGGGCGAGTAGCCAGTTTATTGGAAGTAGGTACTGGTTTTCACCCTGAATTGACAGGGCGGGAAAATATCTTTCTCAATGGAGCAATTTTGGGCATGAGTCGGGTGGAAATTAAGAAAAAGTTTGATGAGATTGTCGCTTTTGCGGAGGTAGAAAAGTTTTTGGATACTCCCGTCAAGCGTTACTCATCAGGGATGTATGTGCGGTTGGCTTTTGCTGTAGCAGCCCATTTAGAGCCAGAGATTTTGATTGTGGACGAGGTTTTGGCTGTGGGGGATGCCCAGTTTCAAAAGAAGTGTTTAGGGAAGATGGAGGATGTAGCCAATAATGAAGGAAGGACTGTCTTATTTGTGAGTCACAATATGAGTGCAATACAAAGTTTATGCAATCAGATTATTTATATGAAATTTGGGCAGATAGAAAGTCTAGGTGATGTAAATGAGACTATAAATCTTTATCTTTCCGATTCAAGAGATAATCCTAATTATTTATCATCTGTGTTTCCTTTAAAAATAAGTAAATCTCTGAAAATCAATCTATTTTCAATATCTCCAAATCCTATCGAGACTGGTCAATCACTAGATTTTTGTGTAGAATTTTCTTCGGAAAACAAAATTAAGATAGCTGAGGTTGCGATACTCGTTTATTCTATCTTAGGTACTAGAGTCTCGATTATCGATCTAAGAAATCATCACTTGCTGAGTAAAGTAGAATCTGAAAACAGCTTGAAGATATCTGGATCAATCAAAGAGTTGCCTTTAGTGGAAGGGGAGTACAACATTGGGTTATATATAGTGTCCCATGATGTCTCGGAAAATTTTTTGGATTTATTGACTTTAATTATTAATAGCAAACCAAAAACAGATAACATAATTCCTTATTCCCCCTTACACAGGGGATTTGTTGAACTTAAATTACTTAAAACTTCTTGCAAATCATGA
- a CDS encoding type II toxin-antitoxin system RelE/ParE family toxin — protein sequence MEVQPKELKIYLTSEGKSPFEEWLNSIKDQKTQAIIDNRLRRIRLGNLGDCKSLGYGIFELIIDYGSGYRIYFGQIKNTVILLLCGGDKSTQKKDIIKAQEYWQDYANRENTNQ from the coding sequence ATGGAAGTTCAGCCAAAAGAACTAAAGATTTATTTAACATCAGAGGGGAAAAGTCCTTTTGAAGAATGGTTAAATTCCATTAAGGATCAAAAAACTCAGGCGATTATTGATAATCGTTTAAGACGAATTAGATTAGGCAATTTAGGAGATTGTAAATCTTTAGGGTATGGAATTTTTGAATTAATAATTGATTATGGTAGTGGTTATCGAATTTATTTTGGACAAATAAAAAATACTGTTATCTTATTATTATGTGGTGGTGATAAAAGCACTCAAAAAAAAGACATTATTAAAGCACAGGAGTATTGGCAAGATTATGCAAATCGTGAAAACACCAACCAGTAA
- a CDS encoding DUF2887 domain-containing protein: protein MKTDKLFYTIFLSQPSLIHELIPSIPPDSEYNYDAPVIKDTEFRLDGLLTPVREDLPLIFLEAQMQKDSDFYGRYFTEISLYLYQYKVKRSWYGLLILKNRNYDLGSEKSYELLLNHQVKRLYLEDLLPLKDLPPNLSLLKLIVTPETEAVDLAKKILDESDNEREFQRRLNIIEAILNSKFNQLNNEEILAMLDLKTAKMPSEPVLYKQVVSYWKQLAREEGLQEGRQEGLQEGRQEGLQEGKQDGEAELLVRQLTRRCGALSDELQSKIKTLSIPELESLGEALLDFQGMDDLDNWFTENQD, encoded by the coding sequence ATGAAAACCGATAAACTATTCTACACAATATTTCTCTCCCAACCCTCCCTGATTCATGAACTAATCCCCAGTATTCCTCCAGATAGTGAATATAATTACGATGCTCCCGTCATTAAAGACACAGAATTTCGTCTTGATGGTTTATTAACTCCTGTGAGAGAAGATTTGCCTTTAATCTTTTTAGAGGCACAAATGCAAAAAGACTCAGACTTTTATGGTAGATATTTTACTGAAATATCTTTGTATCTCTATCAATATAAGGTAAAAAGATCATGGTATGGATTGCTAATTCTGAAAAATCGTAACTATGATTTAGGTTCCGAAAAATCCTATGAATTATTGCTCAACCATCAAGTCAAAAGACTATACTTAGAAGATTTACTACCATTAAAGGATTTACCACCGAATTTATCCTTATTAAAACTAATCGTCACCCCAGAAACAGAAGCAGTTGATTTGGCTAAAAAGATTTTAGATGAATCAGACAATGAGAGGGAATTTCAACGACGATTAAATATAATCGAAGCTATACTAAATAGTAAATTCAATCAATTAAATAATGAGGAAATATTAGCTATGTTAGACCTAAAAACAGCGAAAATGCCCAGTGAACCTGTGTTATATAAACAAGTAGTTAGTTACTGGAAACAACTGGCAAGAGAAGAAGGTTTACAAGAAGGACGACAAGAAGGTTTACAAGAAGGACGACAAGAAGGTTTACAAGAAGGTAAGCAGGATGGTGAAGCAGAGTTATTAGTTCGTCAATTAACTCGCCGTTGTGGTGCTTTATCCGATGAATTACAAAGTAAAATTAAAACTCTTTCTATTCCTGAGTTAGAGTCGTTGGGAGAAGCGTTATTAGATTTTCAAGGCATGGATGATTTAGATAATTGGTTCACAGAAAATCAAGATTAA